Proteins from one Geomonas agri genomic window:
- the pepN gene encoding aminopeptidase N translates to MSQCQHQTIHQKDYKVPDYLVDTVELCFDLSPEDTRVLSRLAIHSNHDRSSGVRPLVLDGEELTLVSLKLDGVVLEQGAYRVEEHCLVLPEPPERFVLEVETRINPKENSALSGLYASGPMLCTQCEAEGFRRITYFTDRPDVMAVYTVTLRADKATCPVLLANGNLVEKGDLPDGRHFAVWHDPFKKPSYLFAVVAGDLVHIADRFTTMSGRQVQLEIYVEERNKDKCEHALRSLMHAMRWDEEQFGREYDLDTYMVVAVDDFNMGAMENKGLNVFNSRYVLASPASATDDDYEAIEEVIGHEYFHNWTGNRITCRDWFQLSLKEGLTIFRDQEFSADMQSRPVKRIADVKSLRSAQFAEDASPLAHPVRPESYVEINNFYSMTVYHKGGEVIRMLQTLLGREAFRAGMDLYFERHDGQAVRVDEFVQAMADAGKRDLSQFMLWYDQAGTPVLTVSDDYHPENGSYTLTVTQSCPATPGQPEKKPFHIPFAMGLLDGDGNELPLQLMGETAAGGTSRVLELRKETESFTFVGLKGRPVPSLLRNFCAPVKLQYPYRDEDLNLLMTRDSDPFVRWEAGQVQAVKLIIGLIADIQAGREAQVPESFIGSFRRLLADERQDRAFLAETLTLPAESYLAEQMSVIDPDAIHQARELVRATVGRRLAAELFAARAACAPKAPYRPDDGLDGCRRLKNLCLAYLMAAGTQEAIDACMAQYKSADNMTDSLGALAPLASCACSEREEALASFYECWRGDRGVIDKWFTHQALSRLPDTMDRVLALLAHPDFDMRNPNRVRSLVGAFSQGNQVRFHDAGGRGYRFLADQILLLNGINPQIAARMLTPFSRWRRYDAHRQELMKKQLERILAEPGLARDVYELAAKSL, encoded by the coding sequence ATGTCACAGTGCCAGCACCAGACCATCCACCAAAAGGACTACAAGGTTCCCGATTACCTGGTCGATACAGTGGAGCTTTGCTTCGACCTTTCCCCGGAAGATACCCGGGTGCTATCCCGTCTCGCCATCCACAGCAACCACGACCGCAGCAGCGGAGTAAGACCGCTGGTCCTGGACGGAGAAGAACTGACCCTGGTGTCGCTCAAGCTGGACGGGGTCGTCCTGGAACAAGGGGCCTATCGGGTCGAGGAGCACTGCCTGGTGCTCCCCGAGCCTCCCGAGCGCTTCGTCCTCGAGGTGGAAACCAGGATCAATCCCAAGGAGAACAGCGCCCTCTCCGGCCTCTACGCCTCGGGCCCCATGCTCTGCACCCAATGCGAAGCCGAGGGGTTCCGGCGCATCACCTACTTCACCGACCGTCCCGACGTCATGGCGGTCTACACGGTTACCCTGCGCGCGGACAAGGCGACCTGCCCGGTGCTCTTGGCCAACGGCAACCTGGTCGAGAAGGGCGATCTCCCCGACGGGCGTCACTTCGCCGTCTGGCACGACCCCTTCAAGAAGCCCAGCTACCTCTTCGCCGTCGTTGCCGGAGACCTGGTCCACATCGCCGACCGCTTCACCACCATGAGCGGCCGACAGGTGCAACTGGAGATCTACGTCGAGGAGCGCAACAAGGACAAGTGCGAGCACGCCCTCAGGTCCCTGATGCACGCCATGCGCTGGGACGAAGAGCAGTTCGGCCGCGAGTACGACCTGGACACCTACATGGTTGTGGCCGTGGACGACTTCAACATGGGGGCGATGGAAAACAAGGGGCTGAACGTCTTCAACTCGCGCTACGTGCTGGCGAGCCCGGCAAGCGCCACCGACGACGACTACGAGGCGATCGAGGAGGTGATCGGCCACGAATACTTCCACAACTGGACCGGCAACAGGATCACCTGCCGCGACTGGTTCCAGCTTTCCCTGAAGGAAGGGCTCACCATCTTCCGCGACCAGGAGTTCTCCGCCGACATGCAGTCGCGTCCGGTGAAGAGGATCGCGGATGTGAAGAGCCTGCGTAGCGCCCAGTTCGCCGAGGATGCCAGCCCGCTGGCCCACCCGGTGCGCCCCGAGTCGTACGTGGAGATCAACAACTTCTACAGCATGACCGTGTACCACAAGGGGGGCGAGGTGATCCGGATGCTGCAGACCCTCCTGGGGCGCGAGGCATTCCGGGCCGGGATGGATCTCTACTTCGAGCGCCACGACGGGCAGGCGGTGCGGGTGGACGAGTTCGTGCAGGCGATGGCGGATGCCGGCAAGCGCGACCTGTCCCAGTTCATGCTCTGGTACGACCAGGCCGGCACCCCCGTCTTGACCGTTAGCGACGACTACCATCCCGAAAACGGTAGCTACACCCTGACCGTCACCCAGAGCTGCCCGGCCACGCCGGGCCAGCCGGAGAAGAAGCCCTTCCATATCCCGTTCGCCATGGGGCTTTTGGACGGGGACGGCAACGAGTTACCGCTCCAGCTTATGGGGGAGACGGCGGCCGGCGGGACTTCCCGGGTCCTCGAGCTTAGGAAGGAGACGGAAAGTTTCACCTTCGTGGGGCTCAAGGGACGTCCGGTGCCGTCGCTTTTGCGCAACTTCTGCGCGCCGGTCAAGCTCCAGTACCCATACCGTGACGAGGACCTGAACCTCCTGATGACGCGCGACAGCGATCCGTTCGTGCGCTGGGAAGCGGGACAGGTCCAGGCGGTGAAGCTGATCATAGGGCTCATCGCCGACATCCAGGCCGGCCGGGAGGCGCAGGTACCAGAGAGCTTCATCGGCTCCTTTAGAAGGCTTCTTGCCGATGAGCGCCAGGACCGGGCCTTCCTGGCCGAGACGCTCACCCTCCCCGCCGAGAGCTACCTCGCCGAGCAGATGTCGGTCATCGACCCCGATGCTATCCACCAGGCGCGCGAGCTGGTGCGGGCCACGGTAGGCCGGAGGCTGGCTGCGGAGCTCTTTGCCGCGCGGGCAGCCTGTGCCCCCAAGGCTCCCTACCGTCCCGACGACGGGCTTGACGGCTGCCGCCGTCTCAAAAACCTCTGCCTTGCCTACCTGATGGCGGCGGGGACGCAGGAAGCGATCGACGCCTGCATGGCCCAGTACAAAAGCGCGGACAACATGACCGACAGCTTGGGCGCGCTCGCCCCGCTGGCCAGCTGCGCCTGCTCGGAACGCGAAGAAGCACTTGCGTCCTTTTACGAGTGCTGGCGTGGCGACCGCGGCGTCATCGACAAGTGGTTCACCCACCAGGCGCTGTCGCGTCTACCCGACACCATGGATCGGGTGCTGGCACTTTTGGCGCACCCGGACTTCGATATGCGCAACCCGAACCGGGTCCGCTCGCTGGTGGGTGCCTTCAGCCAGGGGAACCAGGTCCGCTTCCACGATGCCGGCGGCAGGGGGTACCGTTTCCTCGCCGATCAGATCCTGCTTTTGAACGGGATCAACCCGCAGATAGCCGCGCGCATGCTCACACCCTTCAGCCGCTGGCGGCGCTACGACGCGCACCGCCAAGAGCTCATGAAGAAACAGCTGGAGCGCATCCTGGCCGAGCCGGGCCTGGCACGGGACGTTTACGAACTGGCGGCCAAGAGCCTGTAG